The following nucleotide sequence is from Candidatus Bipolaricaulis sibiricus.
TGGAGATCCTGACAGCGTTTGATCCGAGCCAGGTCTCTGGTGATTTCCAGGGCGACGAGTTCGAGTACCTAAAGGTCCACGCCTGTCGCCCCGCCTGTTGCGGCGGAACGTACGCGTTCGATGTGATCGCGTTCTTCTCCCCGACGGGTCTGTTCGGGCTCTCGCGGATCAAGACCGCCCTCTCAGCTCCTCTCTTCCCGTCGTTCGTCCTGACCGCGACACTGGAAGCACAGGCGGGGGGCGCTGCGCTGAGCGTCGGCTGGGAGGTCAGGTTCTAGGGCCCCGCCAGGAAGAACCTGTGGAATAGGGATAGCACGGCTCGATGGTGGCCGGGGACGAGGACGTGGTGGTTCCCAAGCGGCTCCTGGAGAAGGCGCGCCAGGGCCCCCTTCGCCATCTTGAACACGACTTGGGTCCGGCAGAGGTCCTCTCGGCCTAAGTGTTCGGGCAGGACCGACCCCTCGGCGAAGAACCCTCCCTCCAGCCCCTTCCCCCCGAACCGGACGAGGGTGTAGGGGCCCGGGCGGACCCGCCCCGCCACGGCGAGGCCGATCCCCGACTCGAAGTGGGTCCGCAAGCGGTAGGAGGCGACGATGGCAAGGGGCACCGTGCAATGGGCGAGGACGAGCCGCCCTCGCTTGAGGTCGAGGTCAGCGGGGTTGGCGAGGAACCCCGGGCCGCCGGTGAGTTCCTGCGCCACCATCAGGGCGAGGAGCGCCGGGATGTCCCCCTCGCAGCCACCTGGAATGCCGGCATCGGACAGGCATGACAGCGCCCAGCACGCGGTCATCCGGTGGGGGAGGAGCCCGAAGCACGCGATGGTCAGGGCATCCAACCGCTCGTCGTGCACCAACCGCGCCAGCGCAGCATGGACACCGCTCGCCATCGTCCGTTCTCCATCCCCGATCCCTTCCCCCTCCCCCGGGACGGGGGCCTGCGCCTCCGTCGGCCGCCGGACGAGGACAGCATCCAGAGGAAATTGGCGGACGACCAACCCCAACTTCTCCGCAAGGACGTCCATGCCCAGCGAGCTGGCCACAAGCCAGGGCGAGGGTTCCCCCACCAACCCCACCCGCTTCCCTCTCAAGCCCCGGGCAAGGGCCACCGCTCGCCCCAGTACGGGGAGGGACACCGTCTGGGACACCGTCTCCGTCCCGAGGTGGACAACCCACACCGAGCGACGATCCTGGTGTAGCTGGGCCGCGACCTCGAGCGCCGCGGGGAGGGAGTTATGCCCGGGATGGGAGAGAAGGACGATCGGCCCCGTCACCCGCTCCGCGAACGCCACGGCCTCCCCTTCGGTGCCACCGGTGAGGACAAGGAGAAGGTGGGCCGGCTCGGTCACGATCGTGTCCGCATCCGTCACAACCAGCTCCACGCCCTCCCGTTCCCGAAATGCTGCCACAACCCGGCACGCCAGGTCGGCCACCGCGCCGTGGAGGCCCGACGCAAGGGGGAGCACCGGCAAGCGAACCTCAGCCATCTCCCTCTCGCGGCGGAACAGGGAAACCGAGGGGACTCGCAACGACGAACGTGAGCCTGGGCACCCGGCGCACGGACAGCCGGCGGGCGAGCTGCGCGCGGATGAACCCCCGGTCATGGACCAGAGCAGCGCGGGCCTTTTCCTGATCCGTGGGCACCCCCTGGAGGGCCACCGCCACCACCGCTTCCTCCCGATCCGGGGACAACCTCACCCCCATCACGGTGGGCAAGGCCACCCGGAGGGCAGGATCTTTGACCTCGAACTCGAGGATTCGCGCTACCTCACGGGCGATCGTAGAGACGAGCCGGGAGCGGCGATGCGCCGACATCACAGGACGGACAGGTCGTGCCCCTCGACGTAGTAATCTCGATTCCCGTCGAGCGCGTCGAGGAGCCTCATCAGCACCTCATCGGTGTGACCACGGGCGTTGGATAGGTAAGCGAATCCAAGGACCGCGCTCTTGGGATCGTCCAAGCCATCCAACTCCGCTGCCGACACGTTGAACTCCCGCCGCGTCCGGGCGAGGATCGCAGCCACCACCGACCGCTTCTCCTTCAGGGTCCTCGTGCCGGGAAGCCTCAGCCGTACCTCAAGCACGCCCACGGGCATCGCCCTAGATGGGGATCTCCTCGACGGTGTAGATCTCGAGCGTGTCCCCGGTACGAACGTCGTTCCAGTCGCGGATCCGGATCCCGCACTCCCGGCCCGCCTGTACCTCCCGCACATCATCGGCGAACCGTTTGAGAGACGCGATCTCGCCCACGAACACCTCTTCCCCACCGCGGAACGCCTTGACCCTCCCGCCCCGCACAACGCGCCCCGTGCGGACGGAGCACCCAGCGATCCGACCCACACCGTCGATGTCGAACGTCTTCAGGACCTCGGCCTCGCCCACCTTGACCTCGCGGTACTCGGGCCCGAGGAGCCGGCGCAGGGCGCGCCCCACGTCCTGGGCAAGGTCATAGATGATGTCGTAGGTCCGCACGGGGACGTTGCGCTGCTCCGCCAGCCGTGCTGCCTTCCCGTCCACCCGCACCGCAAACCCGACAACGAGAGGTTGGCCTTCCTCCTCCGCCGAAGCGAGGAGGATGTCGGACTCGGTGACCGGCCCCACGCCAGCGTGAAGGAGTTGGAGCTCCACCCCATCGGCTTGGAGCGTCCCCAGCTCGTGCCGCGCCGCGTCAAGGGCACCCGTGCTCGCCGCTTTGAGCACCACAACGAGCTTCTTCGTCTGGGCGACCTGGATTAGCTCCTCGAACGTCTTCGGAGCGCGGACCGCCCGTCGCTCATCCGCGGTGACCCGCGCCCTCTCCGCCGCGATGCGGCGCGCTTCGTTGGGGTTCTCGATCCTCTCGACGACCTCTCCCGCCGGGGGAACACCATCCAAGCCGAGGATCTGGACCGGCATCCCCGGTGTCGCCGCGGCGACACGCTCTCCCCGGTGGTCGAGGAGGGCTCGCACCCGCCCCCACGTGCTCCCCACCAGGATCACGTCCCGCTCCCGCAGGGTCCCGTTCTTGATCACAGCCGTGGCCAAGGGCCCCCGCGTCGGATCGAGGCTGGACTCGATGATCGTCGCCTCGAGCTTCCCATCTGGGTCCCCATAGATCCCCTCCATGTCCGCAACGAGGAGGATCATCTCCAGGAGATCATCCACCCCCTGTCCAGTGAGGGCGGAGAGGGGGACGGTGACCGTTGTCCCTCCCCACTCCTCGGGGGTGTACCCAAGCTTGGCGAGGTCTTGGAGCACGCGGTCCTTGCTCACCCCAGGCTTGTCCATCTTGTTGATCGCCACGATCATCGGCACCCCGGCGGCCTTGATGTGGTCCACCGCCTCCACGGTCTGGGCCATCACCCCATCGTCGGCAGCCACGACGAGGACGGCGATATCCGTGACCTGCGCCCCACGAGCGCGCATCGCCGTGAACGCACGGTGCCCCGGAGTATCGATGAACGTGATCGCGCGCCCGCCCACGGTCGCTTGGTAGGCACCGATGGACTGGGTGATGCCGCCCGCTTCCCCTTCGGCGACATGGGCCGCGCGGATCGCGTCAAGAAGGGTTGTCTTCCCGTGATCGATGTGGCCAAGCACGGCCACGATGGGCGGGCGGGGCGCCCCCCGGGGCTTGGCGGGGGCCTTGGCCCTCTCGGGGGCCGGCGCCTCGGGGAGAGCGGGGGGAACCCTCTCGCGGAAGAACTCGCGGATGAGCTCCGCCTCCTCGTCGGTGATCGTGCTCACCGCCCGCAATCCGGGCATCCCCAGCTCGCCGAGCGCCTCCAGGAGGTCCCGGGACGGAACCCCGAGGTCACGGGCGATCTCGTACACGCGTTTCTTGGTCAAGTTCCTCCTCCGCCGTCCGTCAGACCGGCGTCAGCCGATGCCGTCCCTTCTTCCTCCTCCGGGCGAGCACGGCCCGTCCCGCCGGCGTCCGCTTGCGGGCCAGGAACCCGTGGACGCGGTACCTGCGCCGACGATGGGGTTGAAAAGTGCGCTTGGGCATGAGTTCCTCCTTCTCATCCGCTCACCGTAACTTTGCCCATTCTCCCTTGGTTTCGTCCGGGGTGCAACTTCCACGGCATTCCCCGAGCCGCGGCGCAAGGAGATCCTGCACACATGCCCATCGTGTGCGGCAGATCGGAGGGAGGGTCCCCTCCTCCGCCAGCCACGAGGCGAGGTACTGCTGGACCTTGGGTTCAGCGGGATAACCCCACCCGAAGTCCCCAAACCGCTGGCGCAGGGCAACCACGTACCCATCCCGCACCACCTTCGCCAGCAGCGAGGCCGCAGCGACAGCCGGATGATCGCGGTCCGCCTTGGGGAAGGCATCGATGGTCGGAGGGGGAGAAGCGCACCGCGCGGAGAGGGCGGCCACGAACCTCCCCACGGCAAGGGGGGCAACCGGGGCATCAACCACGACACGCTCCGGCCCCAGGCGGTCCACCAAGCTGGCCGCGGCAGCGAGCTCAAGTGACGTCAAGCTGCCCCCATCCACGGCAGAGGCCGGGATGACCACCACCCTCCCCCGGGCGCCTGCGGCGGTCAGTGCCCTCACCACAGCGAGTCGCCTTGCGCGCGGCACGAGCTTCGAGTCCCGCACCCCCAGCTCCCACAGGCCCGCGAGGCCCTCCTCCACCACGCACACCCCAGCGACAACGAGCGGCCCCAGCACCGCCCCCCGTCCCGCTTCGTCGATCCCGAGAACCGCCCCCACCCTCACCGCCAGTACCGACGGTCGCGCCGCCACCACGTCACGAGGCCCGGGGCTACCTCTCGACGCTTGAGGGGGAACACAAGGAGGGCTCCCGCGAGGAACCCCCCGATGTGCGCGAACCACGCCACCCCCTCCGCCCCCCCCAGATCAACCAGGCCCGAGAAGAGTTGCATCAGGAACCAGAACCCGAGCAGGATCAGCGCCGGGATCTCCACGAAATGGAAGAAGAAAAACAGCGGGACCACCGTCAGCACCCGGGCCCATGGGAAGAGAACGAGATAGGCGCCCAGCACGCCCGCGATCGCCCCCGAGGCCCCGATCATGGGCACCGTCGACCGGGCGCTTACCGCTGCCTGAAGCATCGCCCCCCCCACCCCAGCGAGGAGGTAGAAGAGGAGGAACCTCCACCGCCCGAGGGCGGCCTCGACGTTGTCCCCGAAGATCCACAGGTAGAGCATGTTCCCCAGGAGATGGAGCCACCCCCCGTGGAGGAACATCGAGGTGAGGATTGTGAGCCAGATCGGGAACGGCACCGTGGGAGCGAGGTCTGTCCCCAACCACAGCTCGGCCGGGATGAGCCCGAAGCGGATCACGAACTGGTCGCGCTCCGTGATCGGGTAGAGGCAGCCCCGCCCGTACCTCCGGTACAGGAGGGGATCGAACCCGGGCGCGGGCTGGCCGAATGTACTCTCCCACGCGCAGCGATCGAGGAACACGAGCACGCGGTCGGAGTAGCTCAACGTGTAGAGGAAAGCGACCATGTTGAGGGCGATGAGAACGATCGTGACGTAGGGCACGATCCCGCTCGGTCGGCCATCGCGCAACGGAATCATCTCAGCTCCTCGCGTTCCATTCTAGCGCTCCTAAGGAGGGGGCGGTAGTTGTGCCTGCATCGCCTTCCCTATACCATGCCCGGACAAAGGAGGCGAAGGTGGAGCTTCTGCGCAAGCTGTCCGAAGCAGCGGGAATCCCCGGCCGGGAGGACGAGGTGCGGGGGATCGTTCGCGGCGCCCTGAAGGGGCACGTCGACACAATGGAGGTGGACAGGCTCGGGAACTTGATCGCCCACAAGCGAGGCAAGGGGCCGAAGGTGGTCGTGGCTGGACACATGGACGAGATCGGATTCCTCGTGTCCCACGTCGACGAGGAGACGGGGTTCCTGCGGATCGAGCCCGTGGGCGGATTCGACCCCCGCACCCTCATCGCCTCCCGGGTCACCGTCCATGCCCAGGGCGGTCCACTTACCGGCCTCATCGGAACGAAGCCGATCCACATCCTCACCGAGGAGGAGAAGAAGAAGGAGATCCGCGTTCAGGACTTGTTCGTGGACGTCGGGGTCCCGGGGAAGAAGGTAGCGAAGAAGGTGCGGGTCGGTGACCCGGTGACCCTCGCCCAGTCGTTCACCCAGGTGGGGGACCTTGTCTCGGGGAAGGCTCTCGATGACCGGGTCGGCGTGTACGTGGGGATCGAGGCCCTGCGCAGACTGAAGAGCCACCAGGCCGACGTGTACTTCGTGGGGACAGTCCAGGAAGAGATTGGCCTACGCGGGGCGCGGGCGAGCGCGTTCGCGATCGATCCCGACATCGGTGTGGCCCTCGACGTCACCCTCGCCTGCGACATGCCCGGGGTGTCCGCTCACGAGCAGGTCACAAAGCTCGGTAAGGGCGTGGCGATCAAGCTCAAGGACTCCGCGTCGATTTCCCATCCCGGCCTCGTACGGTTCCTTGTCGACCTCGCCGAGAAGAAGAAGATCCCGTACCAGATGGAGATTCTCCCCCGTGGCGGAACCGACGCCGGCGCGATCCAGCTCGCGCGGGAGGGAGCGGCGGTGGTGACCCTGTCCGTGCCCACCCGGTACGTGCACTCCGTGGTGGAGGCCGCCCACGTCGAGGACATTGAGGCCGCGATCAAGCTCCTCACCGCGTTCCTCGAGACCTGCCACCAGGCCGAGCTCAAGCTGTGACGGGTGACGAGGGATGGGTGACGGAGATCAGAAGCGCGTGAACAGGGTCCTCTTCCACGACGTGGACGTGATCGCCACGTTCGACGCCGCGCGGCGCGAGCTGCGCGGCGGGTGGCTCCTCGTCGAGGGAAACCGAATCGCTGCCCTCGGTGAGGGGAGCCCACCGCGGGGTCCGTTCAGCGAGGTGGTCTCGGGCCGCGATCGGGTGATGATCCCAGGGATGGTGAACACTCACCATCACCTGTACCAAACCCTGTTCCGCGCCGTGCCCGGGGCCCAGGACAAGGAGCTCTTCGATTGGCTTCAGTTCCTGTACGAGGTGTGGCGGGGGATCGACGAGGACGCGGTGCGCACCTCGGCAATCGTGGGGTGCGTCGAGCTTCTCCTATCGGGATGCACGACGACCACCGACCACCTTTACCTCTTCCCCCGCGGGAAGGAGAAGCTCACCGACCTCGAGATCGAGGCAGGGCGCGAGGTCGGAGTCCGTTTCCATCCTACACGGGGCTCGATGTCCCTGTCCCGCGATGAGGGGGGCCTTCCCCCGCCGGATGTGGTCCAAAAGGATGAAGAAATCCTTCGGGACAGCGAGCGAATCATCAGTCGGTGGCATGATCCGTCGCCGGGGGCGATGGTGCGGATTGCCCTCGCCCCGTGCTCGCCGTTCTCCGTGACGCGGGAACTTATGCGCGACACCGCCAAACTGGCCCGGGAACATGGGCTCCTCCTCCACACCCACCTCGCCGAGACCACGGACGAAGAGGAATTCTGCCTCGCGAAGTTTGGAATGCGGCCCGTGGACTACCTGGAGAGCGTGGGCTGGCTCGCGGACGACGTATGGCTCGCCCACCTCGTCCACATCACCCCCCACGATATCACCACCCTCGCCCGGGCCGGGGTAGGGATGGCCCACTGCCCAACCTCGAACATGATCCTCGGGTCGGGGATCGCCCCCGTCCCAGAGGTCCTCCGGGCTGGGATGGCGGTCGGCCTAGGCGTGGATGGCTCGGCCTCGAACGACACCTCGAACATGATCCGCGAGGTGCGGCAGGCGATGCTCGTGGCCCGGGTTAAGTACGGAGCGAGGGCGATGTCCGCCCGCCAGGCGCTTGAGCTCGCCACCGTGGGCGGCGCGAGGGTCCTCCACTGGGACCAGGAGGTTGGCTCCCTCGAAGCGGGCAAGTGCGCGGACCTCTCGCTGTGGGACCTCTCCACCCTCGAGTTCGCCGGCGCGGCGGACCCCGTGGCCGCCATCGTCCACTGCGGGGCCCAGTACGCCGACCTGGTGATGGTGAACGGGGAGTTCCGCGTCCGGGGAGGGCGGCTCGTAGAGGAGCGCCTGTACGATTTCGTCCCCCGCCAACGGGCGATCGCACAGAAGCTCGTCGGAGGAAGTGGATGAAGGTCGAGGTCCACGTGCTCTTCCCGTTCCGGGCCGAGATCGGCGAGGGACCGGTCTCCCTCGACCTCCCGTCCGGAGCGGACATCGCGGCGGCGGTTGGGGCGCTGGTGGAGCGATACCCCCACCTTCGGGGACGGATCTACGGATCCGACGGCCGGATCGGCCGCCACGTTTCGGCCCTCGTCAACGGGACCTCTATCCAGTTCAAGCAGGGACTCGCCACACCCCTATCTCACGGGGACGTCCTCACCCTTCTCCCGCCGGTAGGCGGGGGGTGAGGTTCCACCACCCAGGGATCTCAGCAGGGAGAACCGCGGTACCGCCGGCTTGGTGGGTGGTGCAGGAGTTGAACCTGCGACCCCGCGCACGTCAAGCGCGTGCTCTACCAAGCTGAGCTAACCACCCGCAACATCGATTGACCGGTTCTCGGTGCAATGGTCCGACCGCTCTAACCTGCAACCGACCAACTCTGCGACCAGCTTCCTGGAGGCGGCGCCCGGATTTGAACCGGGGAATAAGGGATTTGCAGTCCCTCGCCTTTGCCGCTTGGCTACGCCGCCCCTCTGGTGGAGGTGGGGGGAGTCGAACCCCCGTCCGAAAACCCCTCGGCTTCGGCTTCTACAAGCTTAGCCCGCGTTCTTGTTCTCGGGCGTCACGCTCCCACGGGCGGGATCGCTCGGCCCCCAGCCTCGTTGAGTTTCGTCCAGCCGGCCCAAGGCCAGCCACCTGGACTAGCCCGTCTTGTCGACGCCCGGCGGCACCCCACGGGCGGGGGAACCCCAGACGGCCTACGCCTAGTTCAGGGCGTAAGCAGGAACAGTTGCGTAGTCGGCATTTGTTTGCCGTTCCGCCGGATTTAGGAGGAGACGGCCCTCCGCTTGCTGCCTGGCCTCGGTGTTCCC
It contains:
- a CDS encoding Translation initiation factor 2 encodes the protein MTKKRVYEIARDLGVPSRDLLEALGELGMPGLRAVSTITDEEAELIREFFRERVPPALPEAPAPERAKAPAKPRGAPRPPIVAVLGHIDHGKTTLLDAIRAAHVAEGEAGGITQSIGAYQATVGGRAITFIDTPGHRAFTAMRARGAQVTDIAVLVVAADDGVMAQTVEAVDHIKAAGVPMIVAINKMDKPGVSKDRVLQDLAKLGYTPEEWGGTTVTVPLSALTGQGVDDLLEMILLVADMEGIYGDPDGKLEATIIESSLDPTRGPLATAVIKNGTLRERDVILVGSTWGRVRALLDHRGERVAAATPGMPVQILGLDGVPPAGEVVERIENPNEARRIAAERARVTADERRAVRAPKTFEELIQVAQTKKLVVVLKAASTGALDAARHELGTLQADGVELQLLHAGVGPVTESDILLASAEEEGQPLVVGFAVRVDGKAARLAEQRNVPVRTYDIIYDLAQDVGRALRRLLGPEYREVKVGEAEVLKTFDIDGVGRIAGCSVRTGRVVRGGRVKAFRGGEEVFVGEIASLKRFADDVREVQAGRECGIRIRDWNDVRTGDTLEIYTVEEIPI
- a CDS encoding LSU ribosomal protein L34p, whose protein sequence is MPKRTFQPHRRRRYRVHGFLARKRTPAGRAVLARRRKKGRHRLTPV
- a CDS encoding rhomboid family serine protease, with amino-acid sequence MIPLRDGRPSGIVPYVTIVLIALNMVAFLYTLSYSDRVLVFLDRCAWESTFGQPAPGFDPLLYRRYGRGCLYPITERDQFVIRFGLIPAELWLGTDLAPTVPFPIWLTILTSMFLHGGWLHLLGNMLYLWIFGDNVEAALGRWRFLLFYLLAGVGGAMLQAAVSARSTVPMIGASGAIAGVLGAYLVLFPWARVLTVVPLFFFFHFVEIPALILLGFWFLMQLFSGLVDLGGAEGVAWFAHIGGFLAGALLVFPLKRREVAPGLVTWWRRDRRYWR
- a CDS encoding M42 family peptidase, with the protein product MELLRKLSEAAGIPGREDEVRGIVRGALKGHVDTMEVDRLGNLIAHKRGKGPKVVVAGHMDEIGFLVSHVDEETGFLRIEPVGGFDPRTLIASRVTVHAQGGPLTGLIGTKPIHILTEEEKKKEIRVQDLFVDVGVPGKKVAKKVRVGDPVTLAQSFTQVGDLVSGKALDDRVGVYVGIEALRRLKSHQADVYFVGTVQEEIGLRGARASAFAIDPDIGVALDVTLACDMPGVSAHEQVTKLGKGVAIKLKDSASISHPGLVRFLVDLAEKKKIPYQMEILPRGGTDAGAIQLAREGAAVVTLSVPTRYVHSVVEAAHVEDIEAAIKLLTAFLETCHQAELKL
- a CDS encoding Guanine deaminase, with protein sequence MGDGDQKRVNRVLFHDVDVIATFDAARRELRGGWLLVEGNRIAALGEGSPPRGPFSEVVSGRDRVMIPGMVNTHHHLYQTLFRAVPGAQDKELFDWLQFLYEVWRGIDEDAVRTSAIVGCVELLLSGCTTTTDHLYLFPRGKEKLTDLEIEAGREVGVRFHPTRGSMSLSRDEGGLPPPDVVQKDEEILRDSERIISRWHDPSPGAMVRIALAPCSPFSVTRELMRDTAKLAREHGLLLHTHLAETTDEEEFCLAKFGMRPVDYLESVGWLADDVWLAHLVHITPHDITTLARAGVGMAHCPTSNMILGSGIAPVPEVLRAGMAVGLGVDGSASNDTSNMIREVRQAMLVARVKYGARAMSARQALELATVGGARVLHWDQEVGSLEAGKCADLSLWDLSTLEFAGAADPVAAIVHCGAQYADLVMVNGEFRVRGGRLVEERLYDFVPRQRAIAQKLVGGSG